tgcttttatgaagaaaaagagtaTGAATAGAATGGCACCATATGTTTGTTTACAAATGAGCATATCTAAAGTAGCTTTATTGTAATAAAACTTTTTTCCATTTTGAACTCCATGAATGTGTGCCTTTTGCGCTGGTGTTGTAGGAACAAAAAGATGTAATCACAAAAGCTAGAATgctttgaataattttttttatggtgaCTGTTTATGTTGGGTTAGAATCCTATGAAATGATCAAagaatatcaaaatataaagaaaaaataatgcaCTTCCTCGGATCACTTGACAtggttaatattttctttacaatTATGTCTAATTTAAGTCAAATTATTTTGGTATAAGATGTGCTTGCTCAACTGCATGACTTACTATATTCTCATATGTTCATAGCTGTATATGCAATATTGTTTGCATAGCTCACAAATTGTTgcatttattcaaaatattaaaatatatggaACTAAAAATGTGTAACTGATGATGCAGATAATTTTTGGCAATAGATGGAGACATCTTTTAGGAGAGAAAGACTTCTGGGAACATGTTGGTGGAATCGATATTTCTTTGGCTCCATCCAGTTTTGGCCAAGCAAACACACGGGTAGAGAAAATTTTTGATCAAGCAAACTCCTCTTCTTGTTTGATTGTTTATGGACATATTCTATTTATAGATTGATTATTATTCAACAAGAATGAACATGGGGATTGAAAGATATAATTTATGTTACATTCAGTGGTTAGTATGATGTATGGGCTAGAAGGCATAAAGAACAGGAGTATTGGGATTTAGATCCTGCCTCGCTGTTTGGGATGCCCAAGTTTCTGCTAATCTAAGGGAGATTACACTTATCACCAAGCAAATGCCAAATGTGCTTCTGTTTGCAgttttaaataacaaaaacttgATAATTAGCTAGACATGCCTAATTTTATCTTATATtgacaaaataagaataatactCTGTCAAATGCTAATTCTTTTCAGGCTTTTGATGTCTTGCTCCGGAAGTTACAAAAGTATGTCCCTTTTGGTGCATCTGTGGCTGATTTGTATGCAGGAGCTGGTGCAATTGGACTATCATTAGCTGCCACCAGAAAATGCAGGCAAGAACTGAGATAGTTGCAAATACTCTGGGGCCTACGACTTGCTCTTTATGTTCAAAAGTTGTtcattgtttttattattcttttcagGTCTGTTAAATGCATTGAGATTAACAAAGAATCAAAGTTGTCTTTTGAGAAGACAGCTGACCGCCTATCACACATTATTGAGAGCAGCGTCAGCTGGCATCATGCAGATGCTTCAAAGGTTGGTGTTTAACCGTATTGAATCTATGATTATATATGTCATAAGTTTTACCTCAGAATCTTGTATATGCGGAGATCTCTCTGTAATTCCACATTGGTATAATACTTATGGACGTAATGATTCTATTAATATGAAActcatatattatattaaaaaaaaaaaaataccaggCATAATATGTCTCTTGAATTATGGTAGCCTAATTGTTTAGCCTTTAGTTTAGCTATTGAATGTTTCAGGACTAATTCTATGATGTATTTACAAGTCAACAGGAACCTCGTTCTTGGATAGTGGGGTCTGATGTAATTGTAGTTGATCCTCCTAGAAAGGGATTGGACCCGTCTCTTGTTGATGCATTACAGAGTATACCAAGAATGGAGCTTAAAGCCAAGTCATCATTTGAAAGGTTTGGATACTTTAGTAGTCCCTAGAAATTTAAGTCTAGGATCTCATCTATGGTTCCTATCAAGACTGTTAATATCAGAGCACTAGGCAAGTTATCTAATGCATTATAATCTGTATGGCAACTTCAGTCCTCGCTCTAAGGACAAAGACGAAAAAAGACCATGGATTTTACGTGCTAGGGAAGATTCAGTTCAGATTGGAAGCGAAACAACTTCAGATGACAGTGAAGCACTGCCTGATACCCTTATTTATATAAGTTGTGGATGGGAAAGCTTTAAAGAGGTACTCAATTAAAGCAATGGCTGGAAAATACTATGGAAATAGATTATACTTGATTATACTTTTTGGCCATGTTAATATCTGCCTTGATTATTCTCGATTTTGAGAATGTGGATTAGTTCATTAGCTAATTATGCAGCAATTGTTAACAGGATTGCAATTCATTGTTGTCGAGTAAGACATGGCATTTGGAAAAAGCTCATGGTTACAATTTCTTTCCTGGCACCCAGAGGTATTGTTCCCTTTCCGGTCTATTCCTTGCCCCCTCCCAATGTAGTGTGGGGTCTTTATCTGAGTACATCATCTGGAATGTAACTTTGtgttactttatttttaagtcatGTTGCAATCATATAGCTTTGTGTGACTCTAGGATTTGAACCTATATTCCTAGCCACTTTTAGGAAGTTAGTTAAGAGTTTCAAAGGACTATGTTCTTGTCAACTTTGAAGACTCAGATATGttctaatatttttaaatagaaaGATACTGACTGCATTTGCAATTTATTTACCCTCTAGTGAAGGGTTGTTAAATTTTATGTCAATATGTCCATGACAATTGATTTTTGGCTATGTTTGCAGCATTGAGGTTTTGGCTGTGTTCAAGAGGGGTCAAGGAGTAGGcctcaagaaaaagaaatcaggaaagaaaaagaagaaacccTTGTAGGGACACACTGAGCTATGGCTTTAGCACGATGTTTTGCTAATGTCCAATTGGACTATAAGCAAGTTGCATGTAAGAAGACAGAAGATGCACTATGAGAGATGGGGAAATTGCatacaaagaaggagaagatgaaTCGTGCATGAGAGATTGTCTGAATCAGAAAGCAATTGTCAGTCCATTCCTGTGTTGTTGGATTCAAAAAGGATTTGTTGTTCATCATTGACtgatattttgtataaaaagaACGGTtacaatgaaatgaaatttgatATCATTGCAGTATCTCATCACTTTACTTCAGAATTTGATGAAAGAATAAttgtgaaaataattaaaaggaaTACAGGAAGAGACATGTTGCTTCAAGAAAGGTGCTAATTTGGTGATTATGAGAGACTCAGTTCCCCTTTTCTCTGCCCTTCGAACTCACCTCCAAATGAGGAATGGCTGTCAAAATGTTGTAGGGCCTCAAGTCCTGCCGGGTCAAAATCCCAACCACTGGAGGCACCTAGAAATGGAACAGAACATTAGGTTAGTGTTTTTCATTCGAAATATCTATTTCTAGTATACCTATATGAATGACCATCTAGAATAGTTATATGCAAAACACTCCCATTTCATTTGAGTTTTGGAAAGAATAAACTTAAAAGAGTTAATATacaattgaaaatatatatatatatatctcattgaCTCTCCTTTACGTGTGCATTTAGACTAGTTAGAGTAAATGACAGATGCTTATCAACTCACCCCGGCTGCTTGATACTTGGGTACAATTAGCAAATGGCGAAGTCCCACCTGCCTGAAAAGCACCATGGCCTTTGCCACTGACATGCTCTCCAACACAGTGTAAGGTGTTGTATTGGTGAGAGGATGCAGATCAACATACATCTCCATTTCATCCCTTGTCACTGCCACCTCCTCAATTTTTCCTTCCCTCCCAGCCAGATCAACCCAGGTAAATTTCTCTCTCACTTCCCACTCCTctgttcttcttttctctcttaaGAACCATTTTTTCTTCAGAGCTTGAAGAAGGTGAGCTCTTAGGACTATTCCATGTAGTTCAGTTGCCCCAGTGGCTAGTCCCACTGGTGGCACCTCCCCATCATCTACAACAGGGAAGCCATTGTGTGTTGTATTTCTCAGGACATCCACTATACGGGCCACCTTTTCCACTCCATGGAGGGTGACGACCGGGGGCTTGGCATCAGCTAGCTCACCAACAGTGATATTTCTCATCCATGGTTCTGGATGTGCGTCCAAGAAAGGCAGGCCTTTTAAGTCTAGTATAATCTCATAGATGCTGGGATTGAAACTGTCTCCAACAGTTTTGGCAATTAGGAGCACAATCATTGTTATGGGTAGTAAGAGAAGGTTGTTGGTGAGTTCAAGGAATATTACACAAAGTGAAACAGTCATCCTCATTGAGCCAGCCATGAGCGAGGCTGCACCAAGTACCGCAAAGAGCCCCTGGTCAATATCTGTATAAGACCCCATGGCTATTCCTAGCAGGCGGCCATAACCTGAGCCGATGAGGATGATTGGGAGGAAAAGTCCAGACGGCACAGCAATTCCAAAGGTAAACAATCCTAAGATGCAATAGAGTGCAAAGAAGATTAGGAGGGAGGGGATTTGATATTCTGTAGAAGTGTTTGTGGAGAAGATGTTTCGGACAGCGTCATCATTTGTTGTAAGGAGTAGAGTGGCTAGGTCATTGTAGTAACCATTTGGGCAATTAAATTGCTTGAAGTTGCCAGACCGTCCATTGGTGGGGCATTCAGTTGCTGAAAGGGTGGGATCGCAAGGCCGGCATTCGACTAGAAAAGGGAGACCATATTGGCACGCTGAGGTGAAGAGTGAGACAGTGAGACTGAGAAGGATCTTATGCATTCGTCCCATCCTGcaacaacataaacaaacacAATACTGATTTCTAACCCTGTTTGCTTTATAATGAATAGAATAGTATGAAGTTAGCCTGAATTTTGCTGTTTGTTTGCCAGGTTTGCTTTATATTGAATAGAATGAAGTTGGATATGATACTTACTGATTGATGAGACTGTAGAGTCTGAGGATCTTGTGCATAAGATAGTTGTAAAGGCTTCCCAAAATTCCACCAATAATGCCAATTACAACTACTGGGATGATATCCATCACCTGATACCTTACAGTAACATTGCTCACATCAAACATGATAAGCCCTCCTGTCCCGAAAAGTCCACATTCCCCAGTACTGCATATTTCAATAAAAGCCCTGAGCACCACCACCACAACCGCCGTGCTGAAGAATGTTCTCCAGAGGAGAGCACTCCTCCACCATGTAGCAACCTCTTCAAGAGAAAAGAGAACACCACCCACTGGAGCTCGGAAAGCTGCACAAACTCCAGAGGACGCACCACTGGTAATAAGATCACGGCGGTCCCTGTCGTTGTCGAAGTAGTGAATCCAGCGCCCTTTAAGCCTGTAATTGTTAGGCCCGCCTTGGCCTAGTAAGGAAGCAACGCAGCAGCCAATGTGTACCAACGGCCCTTCTTTTCCCAGATCTAATCCAGCCGAGACAGCTCCTATGCTACCAACTATCTACACCAGTGAAAAGATTTCAGGCCGCTTAGCTTCTAACAAAGAAGTGACATATACAAGTGGGCATTTAACATTGCTTTTAACCCTGACTGGAATCTTGGTTTCTAAATCACTGGATCCAATTCCGAAGAACTGCACttgtaaggattttttttaaaaaataaaaataaaaattcttctcTACCGACTATAAATCCTATTAGCTTTCAAGACTttctaaataaaattgaattaaataaatattcatTCACCTATATTCCACAAAATTTGCCGCTGGTCAGCATTGACGCATTGTCAAAATTGAcatctcctaaaaaaaatagtgcATTGATAAGTGAGTTctgattggaagaaatttgtatcTGGTGCTAGCCAAGTGTTCCAGTAATAAAAAACCCACCAGAATCCTTCCTCCCAAATCAAATTCTCTGTTTTAGCAGACAACCCATCATTAAAACTATAGAGACCACATAATCTGTGAAAGCCAACGCACCTTGACGATCAACGTTGCAGCGCCAAACATGTTGGGAGTGTCCACTCCATTAAGATAAGCTTTGATTTCAGGTATCCCAGGCCCAGCTGCAGTTGGTGCAAAACAGACGCATAAAACAGCAGCAGACATAGTCAGAAGAAAATTAGCCCCCGTGAAATAGATAAATCCCATAAAAAACCTGCACCAAATTCAAAAAAGGTATACAATTACATGTGTACAAGTTTCAACATTCGAAAATGAAATGGTGGTGATGAGAACCCAGAAGGGATATCGTCAAACCTTTTCTTCTGAACTAAGTGAACAACTGCAAGAAGCTTGAAGCCAGCAATGTTCTCAATGGCAAGATTGATGAGGGTAGCAATTAAACCAGTGAGAAGTCCAACAAGAAATGCCAATGCCCATTTCAAGAATATATACTGCAATACTTGGATTTTGGATCTGCTTCTCCAGTCATGCTTGAACAGATCATTCTCATTGATCCTGCGCATCAAAGCAACTCTCAAgtttcatctatatatatatatatatacgtgaaTGTTTCTTCTAAGAACAAGAAGATGGTATGATTATGAATATAGTCATACTCATAGTCCAAGCTCTCTATATGGGAAACTTTGGCTCCAACCATGGCGAGTGGATTGGAGGAAATCGTCCTACTTCTCTTGAGGAGTAGCTCGTTTAGTGGATTGCTTTCTGGGTCTATCTCTTCTTCATCTGCTTCTCCTTCCATGTTGTGGGTGGCTTCTGCTTCTGTAAATTCTCTCGATTCTTCCTCCATTGGAGCAATACAAGGAAACACAGAAAACCTTCGAAGCTCTAAAGTTGGTGGTGCTTTTGTTGGTTCTGGATTGGAGGGGGAGTTATTATGGTGCAATCTACATGTCCATACTTGCTTTGTCTTGCTAGAGCTTTTATAAACACACACTTTGATTGTATATGAATACGAACTTTGAAGGATCGAGGCTGTTTGAGGCTGTTGCAATAATTGATGAGGGGTGGACGTTTGGTAATAAATGATGACTATCAATCTCAAATCTCATTCATTTTTGGCTTAAAGAAGCCATGCTATACTAAACTATATATGGAAAATTCTTTTGTATTATTTGCTTCATTTCttgaaaccaattttttttttcatcattgtATTATGGATTTCCCTCAAAATCCAGTCAGAAATgacaatttattttcaaaactattctatttctaacaaaattttcctttaaattgagATAGAGGAAATTCttttaactcatttttaatctattaattaaaACTGACGTCTACACTATaaatatgttagtttaatagattcCAATAGAAAGATTTTATTCAATCTTTTAACAAAACCTTTTTAATTCTAGCATTTGATAGTAACATATTTCACGTGATTTGcgtatttttattcttaattcaCGTCTCTAtctattttattagatttaaattaaaataatgtttttttttttcattcaccATTGAACAAATTGACGTTTCTGGGTCAAACCAAATCACTGCTATATCCTTCCAATATTGTTGGTGCCGTGCACTTCACCTTGAAGTCCTCTGACATATTTGCCAGTACAAAATATTCTGCAAACAATCAGTAATGCATATCCATTTAGCCTATTATTGATAGCACacatatatttttggacaatttttttttttttttttttttcaattcaatctattaaattaacgtCTGTACTTAGAGCATTTAATTTTCATATACATGTAATAATGCAAGTGATCTGTTgatcttattaaaaatatatgtgagaatcatatgttagtttaatagactggGTCTTTCAATCTAGTTttttacaacatatatatatatatatatatcaagttctctaatccagtttttttttttttttcgaaaaaaaaaaaaaaaacttttacaatatTCTACGTATTCTGAATTGTATAAACCAAATTCTGAGATTCATGATTGCTACTTGGTCATATGTTTTGTTGTGTCAACTAGTTATCTTCTTCCTAGCTCCTTGACAGTTAAGCACCGCTTAACTGGCTAGAGAATAAATCGTGTAAATGACATGTGGCCCGTTATGATCAGCTGATTGCACAGATCAACGGTGCATAATAAACCGACCCTTCAGGTGTTCGAAACGACCACCTTATCCTCAGTTTCATAATggcaaaataataatgaaaacaTGCTCCTCGATGCGGATTTCTTAGGCTGAAATACACGGGTACGTATATGGGACCCCACATATCAGCAATTTCTCATTCTTCATGTAATCATGTTCAATAAAAGTGGGACCATGttacttgcaaaaaaaaaaaaggtgggacCGGACACGTGGCAATCATAGGAGGAgtttacttaaaataaataaataaataaaataaataacttcaCTTAAGACTCCTAAACCACTaagtgttttgagaagactttttatattttaaaaactctcaatttcactacctaacctttcaatttgatacaattgacccttccgtcaatttttgcagTTAAACCCTAATGGATAccattaaaaatactaaattacccttcactttttttttaaaatttttaatttgaaatcaatagtaaatttgaaattttataaaatgtaaTGGgtataattgttattttatcacttttaacgtccataaaattgacggaggagtacattgaatcaaattgaaaattcaaatggtgaaattgagagtttttgaaatttggaaagTGGGgtattaagtgaagtttttccaaaaaataataataaaaaaagtgggACCGGACATGCGTTAAACATCGAAGAAGTGAATCCCAAGATGTTTATATTTCTTAAACTGGATTGAAATACGTATGTCTTTTGTGTCTTATTATGGAACGCGTGTTTAGATTTTAATGGATACAATTCTAACTTAATCGAAACTCAAGTCAAACtcacttttttttgttcttttttctttttcttcaaaaatccCATTAATAACAAAAGAGATATAGATGGACATGTTTTTTCAGATAATGTTATAAAGGAAAAACATTTAGTCTAGGATATTGCTTATGAATAAGAAAAGTAagatgattgtttttttttttttttttgtaagatgaTTGAGTCAAGTAGGGTTTGCATTGAATTACTTGCTCAAAAGAGAAGCAATGAAATCCATATTATATTAAAAGTGCATGCATGGAAAGCATTTATTCATACATGGATGTATGCATATAAATGGCAGGTATCTTTTCAGATTACTCTTTGATTCTCTGTTGTAACGTTTGGGATTTCTTCTTTATACCAATGAAAACCCTAGTAATAGCTTCGTAGAGTTGTTTATTAATCAGTGCATGAAGAGATGAGGGGGCCGAGACTATTACAGCCTCTATGGATTCATACAGTGGCTTTCATGATGATCCTTCTCCTtatattcttgtttttattCCAAGCTTCTAAACCAAATGGAATGGCACGAAAAGCATGGCTTCTCCATGTTCAACCTGTAAGCATATTTTAGAACCTTTTTCTGGGTGTTGAATGCTAGATCTTTTTgtgctttaattattattattatttcttactTTAACATCTATATTTATTGTAAATCTATGATTGTGAGTGTGTTTGTGCATTTGGATTTGTAGGTATATATTATCATGTATATTTTGTGCCAAATAGAAAGAATTAgttggcactacaaaaaaacaatgagTTAGAGACGTTTTGAAATGGGGTCGTTTTGTTAAAACGACCACCAAGAGTTATTTCAATAGTAAAACGACCCCTCTTAGAAGGAGGGGTTATTTAAACAGTAAAGCGCTGTTCAAACGACCTCTCCTTCTGAGAGGGGTTGTTGCAACAGTGAATGACCCTACTCAGTGCAAAGAATATTACATCAAATCTGTCTTCACTCTAGATAGTATTTCTGTCTCATGCCCTAAATTCTTCTTACTAGAGGGTGTTCGAGGTGGATTGGAATTGGCTACAATCTCTTGTCCTAATTGTAGCCTGTCCAACTGCAACTGTAAGAGGTTTCTGATGAGCTTTTCACTTTGAACACTTGCTCGGACAGTTTAACACATTCTTAAGCACTCGGACTCCATCAGGGGTCTCTCTCTGtcaaactttttcatttttttaatttggctttGGAAGTAATGAATATTTAGAAGAAACCAAAGCAGTACCTCATAATAATTAATCTAAGAAATTGACCGACTAAAAATAAGAAGTTTTTAATTTAGACCGTCCATATTTAATAACATCATTCAGGGCATTAGAAGCTGCTAATCATGTTTATGAATATTGTGTGCTTTGTAACTAGAACGCAGAAGCCACAGAGTTGGTGCGAGTGTTGAGGAGAACATCCATGGCAGACAAAACAGTCATAGTGACCATTCTTGATGAAACATGGGCAAGTCCAGGCTCTGTTCTTGATCTCTTCCTAGAGAGCTTCCGAGTTGGCCAAGGGACTCAACGGTTCTTGAATCACCTTGTGGTTGTTGCTTTGGATAATCAAGCATTTCAATACTGCAATGCCATACATCCCCATTGCTTCCAACTCCCTCTATTTGAATCCAAAATTGCTGCAGTAGAGGGACTCTTCACAACCCCAGATCACCTCATGCTTAATAGAAGGAGAAATGATATTCTGCTGCAAGTGATTGAATTAGGTTACAATTTAGTATTCACGGTGagtctttttgtttcttgtaatCAAATGGTTAATTATGATCACTTAGAATCTGTTTGGATTTGTGGTTTCAAGACGTGCGATTTCAAAACACAGTTTTGAAAAATGCAGAttgatttttatacattttcaaATCTTGGGCTGCAGGAAGCAGATTCGATGTGGTTTAGGAGTCCATTTTCAGACTTCCACCCTATATATCAAATCACAGTTCCATGTGATTTCACTCCTCAAAGTGGAAGAAACAAGCCAGATAAGGGGATCTTTCACATGAAATCTGATGATATAGCAGTTGACTTCTTAAAGTACTGGCAATTCGAGAGGGTTCTATATCCAAACACTCTGGACCTATCCCTCTGTGAGATGACTACGCGCCTCGACATCGTTGACATGGTTGGAGTGAGGATTAAATATCCGGACCCGGGtaattttggtgggttttgtgaGGATAGTAAGGATATGAGTGAAGTTTATACCATGCATGCAGCCTGCTGTGACAATGTAAAGCATAAGGTGCATGACATGAGGCTTCTTCTTGATGACTGGATAAACTTCACGGCAAAACTGTCGGCGAATGCTAGTCTGGGGCCGTCCTCTTTTTCATGGAGAGCTCCAAAGAAATGCATGAGATGAACAAATTGCCTTGCCGAGAATCGCAGAGAAATTGTTCTGCATGTCTAAAGAATCTGTAGTAGAATTTGACCATGCTAATTGGAAATGGTCGATTGTAACATTCACAAATATGAATCACAGAAGTTGAAGAACATCCAAGCCATCTTTTCTGCTgcaaattttcttcctttaaACAAGCTCGAGGAAACCATTTTTCTAATGCCCCTCTTTGAGCCACACAGATAAAGAGTCAAAATTTCTCCAGTGAGGATCCTTGAGCAGCCCAGATGACAATTACAACTATTTTTTACAAAGTAATTGGCAAAAGGCTCCACACAATAAGCTATTAAACAATTTTAATCGACTTTCTCAAAATTTATGCAAAATGGGCTTGATAAGTTAAGCAGCAAATGTTCTTGCTTATTTTCCATTATACCATACCGTTTTGGATTGTGTCCTATGCTAAATACACGTAGGACACAGGCTAAGGGTGCAAAGTGTCCCTAATTGCTGATGTGGCAGCCCCATCTTGCGTAGCATACTAGCATGACTAATACCAATCGCAGTTAACAAATGCAGAGGATCAAACTATATGGAAGAACATTCTACCAGTATCTGTAGGTCCATCGGAAGCAACAAATTGCCTCCCACGCAATTGACCCAGAATAGACTCCCTGCAAAGCGCAGCCTTTTGTTCGAATAGATTTCTCTCATTGCTTGATGGACCTTAAAATTTAGTCAAATGGCAGAGCCTCACCCATCTGGGGCAGATATCACCTTCTATTTTTCAGTTTAGcaaggaaaaataaatcatCATCGTCCCAAGCAAGTCTCCCTCCTTATTTCGACATTGATTTCCAACACATGACATAAAGTGCATTCAAATGGACGCTGGAATGAAAAA
This window of the Corylus avellana chromosome ca5, CavTom2PMs-1.0 genome carries:
- the LOC132180883 gene encoding uncharacterized protein LOC132180883, translating into MPLFLLSTRPPSPLITCHASPGTLRTRLVPPPPPPSLPPNPNPTPLPSLTCALQCSHFQSCSGCTQELNLHRPTILDEATEFFKSIGVSKFTFDSCKLWGWRCRAKLAVRGSAKSPLIGLYEEGTHNVVDIPHCKAHHPNINAAVELLRQGIIELNVEPYDEDQGTGDLRYVQMAVTTYNTSLRASERYRNGKVQVALVWNSRNENSSNSNKLNALANFLWRNGGPKSNLHLIHSVWANFQTSSNNIIFGNRWRHLLGEKDFWEHVGGIDISLAPSSFGQANTRAFDVLLRKLQKYVPFGASVADLYAGAGAIGLSLAATRKCRSVKCIEINKESKLSFEKTADRLSHIIESSVSWHHADASKEPRSWIVGSDVIVVDPPRKGLDPSLVDALQSIPRMELKAKSSFESPRSKDKDEKRPWILRAREDSVQIGSETTSDDSEALPDTLIYISCGWESFKEDCNSLLSSKTWHLEKAHGYNFFPGTQSIEVLAVFKRGQGVGLKKKKSGKKKKKPL
- the LOC132180882 gene encoding chloride channel protein CLC-b, with translation MEEESREFTEAEATHNMEGEADEEEIDPESNPLNELLLKRSRTISSNPLAMVGAKVSHIESLDYEINENDLFKHDWRSRSKIQVLQYIFLKWALAFLVGLLTGLIATLINLAIENIAGFKLLAVVHLVQKKRFFMGFIYFTGANFLLTMSAAVLCVCFAPTAAGPGIPEIKAYLNGVDTPNMFGAATLIVKIVGSIGAVSAGLDLGKEGPLVHIGCCVASLLGQGGPNNYRLKGRWIHYFDNDRDRRDLITSGASSGVCAAFRAPVGGVLFSLEEVATWWRSALLWRTFFSTAVVVVVLRAFIEICSTGECGLFGTGGLIMFDVSNVTVRYQVMDIIPVVVIGIIGGILGSLYNYLMHKILRLYSLINQMGRMHKILLSLTVSLFTSACQYGLPFLVECRPCDPTLSATECPTNGRSGNFKQFNCPNGYYNDLATLLLTTNDDAVRNIFSTNTSTEYQIPSLLIFFALYCILGLFTFGIAVPSGLFLPIILIGSGYGRLLGIAMGSYTDIDQGLFAVLGAASLMAGSMRMTVSLCVIFLELTNNLLLLPITMIVLLIAKTVGDSFNPSIYEIILDLKGLPFLDAHPEPWMRNITVGELADAKPPVVTLHGVEKVARIVDVLRNTTHNGFPVVDDGEVPPVGLATGATELHGIVLRAHLLQALKKKWFLREKRRTEEWEVREKFTWVDLAGREGKIEEVAVTRDEMEMYVDLHPLTNTTPYTVLESMSVAKAMVLFRQVGLRHLLIVPKYQAAGVPPVVGILTRQDLRPYNILTAIPHLEVSSKGREKGN
- the LOC132181038 gene encoding uncharacterized protein At4g15970-like; amino-acid sequence: MMILLLIFLFLFQASKPNGMARKAWLLHVQPNAEATELVRVLRRTSMADKTVIVTILDETWASPGSVLDLFLESFRVGQGTQRFLNHLVVVALDNQAFQYCNAIHPHCFQLPLFESKIAAVEGLFTTPDHLMLNRRRNDILLQVIELGYNLVFTEADSMWFRSPFSDFHPIYQITVPCDFTPQSGRNKPDKGIFHMKSDDIAVDFLKYWQFERVLYPNTLDLSLCEMTTRLDIVDMVGVRIKYPDPGNFGGFCEDSKDMSEVYTMHAACCDNVKHKVHDMRLLLDDWINFTAKLSANASLGPSSFSWRAPKKCMR